A region of Pyxidicoccus parkwaysis DNA encodes the following proteins:
- a CDS encoding GDYXXLXY domain-containing protein, giving the protein MRAAVIFGGLVLALGAPAGLVVQKEYVLARGQTVLLELAPRDPRSLMQGDYMVLDYAVSRESQGKLELGASPSDGNLVLHLDEQGVGRFVRFDTPDLPLAPGELKLRYRVRDHRVRLGAESFFFQEGHADRYARARYGELRVADSGTSVLVGLRDEQHQPMGRETPQPTP; this is encoded by the coding sequence ATGCGCGCGGCGGTCATCTTTGGCGGGCTGGTGCTCGCCCTCGGCGCGCCCGCGGGGCTCGTCGTGCAGAAGGAATACGTGCTGGCCCGGGGACAGACGGTGCTGCTGGAGTTGGCGCCTAGAGACCCGCGCTCGCTGATGCAGGGCGACTACATGGTGCTGGACTACGCCGTCAGCCGCGAGAGCCAGGGCAAGCTGGAGCTGGGGGCGAGCCCGAGCGACGGCAACCTGGTGCTGCACCTGGATGAGCAGGGCGTGGGCCGCTTCGTGCGCTTCGACACGCCGGACCTTCCGCTGGCCCCCGGAGAGCTCAAGCTGCGCTATCGCGTCCGAGACCATCGCGTGCGCCTGGGCGCGGAGTCCTTCTTCTTCCAGGAAGGCCACGCGGACCGGTACGCGCGGGCGCGCTACGGCGAATTGCGCGTGGCGGACAGCGGCACCAGCGTGCTCGTGGGGCTGCGCGACGAGCAGCACCAGCCCATGGGGCGCGAGACTCCGCAGCCCACTCCGTAG
- a CDS encoding M14 family metallopeptidase, whose amino-acid sequence MGSVRQTPLLYCSLLLLSSLLLLGAAPPQKPMSSTPPVPSQAVPPPKVLAERWSEVHSKALPVAPLVRHGDVEKYLKDLRERAPDLFGLEVVGHSVEGRALYHVSLGTGARHVLLWSQMHGDEPTATTALLDFFEYVRTHRQEPWVARMLGELTLHAVPLLNPDGAERFQRRNAQGIDINRDALALQTPEARALKGLRDRLKPFIGFNLHNQSWRHAVGRTGRPASISVLAAAFDEKRSDNPGRLLAKKVCGVIRDAVETLAPGQVGRYDDSFETRAFGDNMTRWGTATVLIETGAWTSMPPDEPLVQLNFVALATALDALATGRAAEADLARYDSIPENLSSGLVQVLLKDVGLFGADGKPFTADVGIAVTREVHRKDGQLTLVHVGKVEELGDLRVLGAVETVEGKGLFAVPLTGHAAKEGDTLRLEKPGRDVIELRQSGELMLLKPQGAASTYRVERILRF is encoded by the coding sequence ATGGGCTCCGTCAGACAGACCCCCCTGCTGTACTGCTCCCTGCTCCTGCTGTCCTCCCTCCTGCTGCTGGGCGCCGCTCCTCCCCAGAAACCCATGAGCTCAACTCCTCCTGTCCCGTCCCAGGCGGTTCCTCCCCCGAAGGTGCTCGCCGAGCGGTGGTCGGAAGTCCACTCGAAGGCCCTCCCCGTGGCGCCGCTGGTGCGGCACGGCGACGTGGAGAAGTACCTGAAGGACCTGCGTGAGCGAGCCCCGGACCTCTTCGGCCTGGAGGTGGTGGGGCACTCGGTGGAGGGGCGCGCGCTGTACCACGTGTCGCTGGGCACGGGCGCGCGGCATGTCCTGCTCTGGTCGCAGATGCACGGCGACGAGCCCACCGCCACCACGGCGCTGCTCGACTTCTTCGAGTACGTCCGCACGCACCGGCAGGAGCCGTGGGTCGCCCGGATGCTCGGCGAGCTCACGCTCCACGCCGTGCCCCTGCTCAACCCCGACGGGGCGGAGCGCTTCCAGCGCCGCAACGCGCAGGGCATCGACATCAATCGCGATGCACTCGCGCTCCAGACACCGGAGGCTCGGGCCCTCAAGGGACTGCGGGACAGGCTGAAGCCCTTCATCGGCTTCAACCTCCACAACCAGAGCTGGCGGCACGCGGTGGGGCGGACGGGGCGCCCGGCGTCCATCTCGGTGCTCGCGGCGGCGTTCGACGAGAAGCGCAGCGACAACCCGGGACGCCTGCTGGCGAAGAAGGTGTGCGGGGTGATTCGCGACGCGGTGGAGACGCTCGCGCCGGGGCAGGTGGGGCGCTACGACGATTCTTTCGAGACGCGTGCCTTCGGCGACAACATGACGCGCTGGGGGACGGCGACCGTGCTCATCGAGACGGGCGCGTGGACGTCGATGCCGCCGGACGAGCCGCTGGTGCAGCTCAACTTCGTCGCGCTGGCCACGGCATTGGACGCACTCGCTACGGGTAGGGCGGCCGAGGCGGACCTCGCGCGCTACGACTCCATTCCGGAGAACCTGAGCTCGGGGCTCGTGCAGGTGTTGTTGAAGGACGTGGGCCTGTTCGGCGCGGATGGGAAGCCATTCACCGCCGACGTGGGCATTGCCGTCACGCGCGAGGTGCACCGGAAGGACGGCCAGCTCACCCTCGTCCATGTCGGCAAGGTGGAGGAGCTGGGCGACCTGCGCGTCCTCGGTGCCGTCGAGACAGTGGAAGGAAAGGGATTGTTCGCCGTGCCGCTGACGGGACACGCGGCGAAGGAGGGCGACACCCTTCGATTGGAGAAGCCCGGCAGGGATGTGATTGAGCTCAGGCAGTCCGGTGAGCTGATGCTCCTGAAGCCGCAGGGCGCGGCGTCCACATATCGCGTCGAGCGCATCCTCCGCTTCTGA
- a CDS encoding DUF2157 domain-containing protein: MRASTAWVAPDLGLDRTARATATLSSVPKDLLDLNATPERLRALADAGVLPPAALERALHLSVATPPRAEWRRFLSTTLMGLGTLLVLSGVIYFFAYNWAALHRFGKLGLIAAAVVGTSVAAWRLGEGLASQLSLLASAVLVGALLAVYGQAYQTGADPYELFVGWAVLILPWVALARFAPLWLFLLLLLNTGVVLFWGQVLGGDDDTAAWLAVGLGLLNGFGWATYEHFANAGVSWLQRRWVPRTLAVMTVAPLLAAAVAFIIAPSEVGPGAGVAMLLVLASLGADYALHRHLHGELFLLTVGVLSAMTLATTWVGRLLFDDANAGELSLFIMPFVIIGEVGLAVWWLRNEARATGAQEEA; the protein is encoded by the coding sequence ATGCGGGCGAGCACGGCGTGGGTGGCCCCGGACCTGGGCCTGGACCGTACGGCCCGTGCAACAGCTACACTGTCCAGCGTGCCGAAAGATTTGCTCGACCTGAATGCCACACCTGAGCGCCTGCGAGCGCTCGCGGATGCCGGAGTGCTTCCGCCCGCCGCGCTGGAGCGCGCGCTCCACCTGTCCGTGGCCACGCCGCCCCGCGCCGAGTGGCGGCGCTTCCTGTCCACCACGCTGATGGGCCTGGGCACGCTGCTGGTGCTCTCGGGCGTCATCTACTTCTTCGCGTACAACTGGGCGGCCCTGCACCGCTTCGGGAAGCTGGGCCTCATCGCCGCGGCGGTGGTCGGCACCTCGGTGGCCGCCTGGCGGCTCGGTGAGGGGCTCGCCAGTCAGCTCTCGCTGCTGGCCTCGGCGGTGCTCGTGGGTGCGCTGCTCGCGGTGTACGGGCAGGCGTACCAGACGGGCGCGGACCCGTATGAGCTGTTCGTCGGCTGGGCGGTGCTCATCCTCCCGTGGGTGGCCCTGGCCCGCTTCGCGCCGCTGTGGCTGTTCCTGCTGCTGCTGCTGAACACGGGCGTCGTCCTCTTCTGGGGGCAGGTGCTCGGCGGCGACGACGACACGGCGGCGTGGCTCGCGGTGGGACTGGGCCTGCTCAACGGCTTCGGATGGGCCACGTACGAGCACTTCGCGAACGCGGGCGTGTCGTGGCTCCAGCGGCGGTGGGTGCCCCGCACGCTGGCGGTGATGACGGTGGCCCCGCTGCTGGCGGCGGCGGTGGCGTTCATCATCGCGCCGTCCGAGGTGGGCCCCGGGGCCGGCGTGGCGATGCTGCTCGTGCTGGCCTCGCTGGGGGCGGACTACGCGCTGCACCGCCACCTGCACGGTGAGCTGTTCCTGCTCACCGTGGGCGTGCTGTCAGCGATGACGCTCGCCACCACGTGGGTGGGCCGCCTGCTCTTCGACGACGCCAACGCGGGGGAACTGAGCCTCTTCATCATGCCATTCGTCATCATCGGCGAGGTGGGGCTCGCAGTGTGGTGGCTGCGCAACGAGGCCCGCGCGACGGGCGCCCAGGAGGAGGCCTGA
- a CDS encoding sigma-54-dependent transcriptional regulator → MHDEMAQLLTALRAAKDFETAAAATLRRMLAMAQEAVASSRYAARARVLRGIVHLRPGEAYRRLAALDVGASEITDASVGTPFFTSATAWRAVVEHRCAVSIDVNVGTVQPHAPNAPVTGDPGLAGFHSNESRQRFLGRHATHVCVLPLRTPGGSIEGMISLEADCLAAMGQEFVWLSVGDKLQLLADVAAPYLAGLPQRPVATPEVDEFLPVVGRSMAELLPILRVFALQDETILISGATGAGKSRLARWCHERSNRRGKPFETLDLVTVPEDLQMAELFGWKKGAFTGAVRDAPGSVARADGGTLFIDEIDKLSLKAQAGLLHLLESRSYRPLGEGTGERQADVRFIIGTNADLHAEVRAGRFREDLYYRVNVLPVRMPALQERTDEIPMWARYMVSRRHRERSPEGTARLTPEAERLLVGGSWPGNLRQLDNIVRRAYTLAMVEQTTPSGELVLQDKHVARALDYEQVPGNKPLPEALRAAAQAFVAEARKRNAPLDLDLADAFRGLVLGMAIRQVGRDEGFRLLGRESLVKNRNHHKALKRELEKVEALYKALGEDASPFADLLSEDEAA, encoded by the coding sequence ATGCATGACGAGATGGCGCAGTTGCTGACCGCATTGCGGGCGGCAAAGGACTTCGAGACCGCCGCGGCGGCCACCCTGCGCCGGATGTTGGCCATGGCCCAGGAAGCGGTTGCGTCCAGTCGGTACGCAGCCCGGGCCCGTGTCCTCCGCGGAATCGTCCACCTTCGCCCCGGCGAGGCCTACCGCCGCCTGGCCGCGCTGGATGTGGGCGCCTCGGAGATTACGGACGCAAGTGTGGGCACGCCCTTCTTCACCTCCGCCACGGCATGGCGTGCGGTGGTGGAGCACCGGTGCGCGGTGTCCATCGACGTCAACGTAGGCACGGTGCAGCCGCACGCGCCCAACGCCCCGGTGACGGGCGACCCGGGGCTGGCGGGCTTCCACAGCAACGAGAGCCGGCAGCGCTTCCTCGGGCGCCACGCCACGCACGTGTGCGTGCTGCCGCTGCGCACGCCGGGCGGCAGCATCGAGGGGATGATTTCCCTGGAGGCGGACTGCCTCGCCGCCATGGGCCAGGAGTTCGTCTGGCTGTCGGTGGGGGACAAGCTGCAGCTGCTCGCGGACGTCGCCGCGCCGTACCTGGCCGGACTGCCGCAGCGCCCGGTGGCCACGCCGGAGGTGGACGAGTTCCTCCCGGTGGTGGGCCGCTCCATGGCGGAGTTGCTGCCCATCCTCCGCGTCTTCGCGCTGCAGGATGAGACCATCCTCATCAGCGGCGCCACCGGCGCGGGCAAGTCGCGGCTGGCGCGCTGGTGCCACGAGCGCTCCAACCGCCGGGGCAAGCCCTTCGAGACGTTGGACCTGGTGACGGTGCCCGAGGACCTCCAGATGGCGGAGCTCTTCGGCTGGAAGAAGGGCGCCTTCACGGGCGCGGTGCGCGACGCGCCGGGCAGTGTGGCGCGCGCGGACGGCGGCACGCTGTTCATCGACGAAATCGACAAGCTGTCGCTGAAGGCGCAGGCGGGCCTGCTGCACCTGCTGGAGTCGCGCAGCTACCGGCCGCTGGGCGAGGGCACCGGTGAGCGTCAGGCGGACGTGCGCTTCATCATCGGCACCAACGCGGACCTGCACGCGGAGGTGCGCGCGGGCCGCTTCCGCGAGGACCTCTACTACCGCGTCAACGTGCTGCCGGTGCGCATGCCCGCGCTGCAGGAGCGCACGGACGAAATCCCGATGTGGGCGCGGTACATGGTGAGCCGCCGCCACCGCGAGCGCTCGCCCGAGGGCACCGCGCGGCTGACGCCCGAAGCGGAGCGGCTGCTCGTGGGCGGGAGCTGGCCGGGCAACCTGCGGCAGCTCGACAACATCGTCCGCCGCGCCTACACGCTGGCCATGGTGGAGCAGACCACGCCCTCCGGGGAGCTGGTGCTGCAGGACAAGCACGTGGCGCGGGCGCTCGACTACGAGCAGGTGCCGGGTAACAAGCCGCTGCCCGAGGCGCTGCGCGCGGCCGCGCAGGCCTTCGTCGCCGAGGCGCGCAAGCGCAATGCGCCGCTGGATTTGGACCTCGCGGATGCGTTCCGAGGATTGGTGCTGGGCATGGCCATCCGCCAGGTGGGCCGCGACGAGGGCTTCCGTCTGCTGGGCCGCGAGAGCCTGGTGAAGAACCGCAACCACCACAAGGCGCTCAAGCGCGAGTTGGAGAAGGTGGAGGCGCTCTACAAGGCGCTGGGCGAGGACGCGTCGCCCTTCGCCGACCTGCTGTCGGAGGACGAGGCGGCCTGA
- a CDS encoding biliverdin-producing heme oxygenase, with translation MSATGSLRVPRTDVSARVRRQSSVEASAPVREPASAPFSVLLEEGTAKTRQQAERSLFLETLFADTWDGGVYGQFVRAQHYVSYLRQLHYLYAAFESVLPRVVDSPLTPVLLLPELRRASALEADLLYFCGETRTESFACLEARVHAQRLREVAEEAPHLLVAHAYARCMLDLFTGPARVPCITAAFELDDARGTRFYDALTASELAAFRVRLHSRIDGLELDADEMREVIQEARMAFRLHALVCDELARGAPGITARSTGAAPCPPR, from the coding sequence GTGAGCGCCACCGGCTCCCTGCGCGTGCCGAGGACGGACGTGTCCGCGCGCGTCCGGCGCCAGTCCAGCGTGGAGGCCTCCGCGCCCGTGCGCGAGCCCGCGTCCGCGCCGTTCTCCGTGCTGCTGGAGGAAGGCACGGCGAAGACGCGCCAGCAGGCGGAGCGCTCCCTCTTCCTGGAGACGCTGTTCGCGGACACCTGGGACGGGGGCGTGTACGGCCAGTTCGTCCGAGCCCAGCACTACGTCAGCTACCTGCGCCAGCTGCACTACCTGTACGCCGCCTTCGAGAGCGTGCTGCCGCGCGTGGTGGACTCGCCGCTAACGCCGGTGTTGCTGCTGCCGGAGCTGCGCCGCGCCTCCGCGCTGGAGGCGGACCTCCTCTACTTCTGCGGTGAGACGCGCACGGAGTCCTTCGCGTGCCTGGAGGCGCGGGTGCATGCGCAGCGCCTTCGCGAGGTGGCGGAGGAGGCGCCGCACCTGCTGGTGGCGCATGCGTATGCGCGGTGCATGCTGGACCTCTTCACCGGCCCGGCGCGGGTGCCGTGCATCACCGCGGCCTTCGAGTTGGACGACGCGCGGGGCACGCGCTTCTACGACGCGCTCACGGCGTCCGAGCTGGCGGCCTTCCGCGTCCGCCTCCACTCCCGCATCGACGGGCTGGAGCTGGACGCGGACGAGATGCGGGAGGTCATCCAGGAGGCGCGCATGGCCTTCCGGCTCCATGCGCTCGTCTGTGATGAGCTGGCCCGGGGCGCACCGGGCATCACCGCGCGGAGCACCGGCGCGGCGCCCTGCCCTCCTCGCTGA
- a CDS encoding fimbrial protein — protein sequence MKCPKCGRVLDVTGLAPGSGITCACGNVTIVSRGSSRKTLYIILGAVAVFMVCPCVGGIMSAIAIPNFIKFKARSKQAECKMNLKAWYTAQKAHFNSASAYDPDLSVVGFAPERANRYAYFAGEGPMESRAQAAAEPVANAVAVDVDTFKYPTLRSLSAADLPRDVVDRLGLSGQCPKCNITLACAGNVDSDDTLDVWVISTGDLDLQDEDGKPVRAGVPANIVNDIRN from the coding sequence ATGAAGTGTCCGAAGTGCGGCCGTGTGCTCGACGTGACGGGGCTCGCGCCGGGCTCCGGAATCACCTGCGCGTGCGGCAACGTGACGATCGTCTCCAGAGGCTCGAGCCGGAAGACGCTCTACATCATCCTCGGCGCGGTCGCGGTGTTCATGGTCTGCCCGTGCGTGGGGGGCATCATGTCCGCCATCGCCATTCCCAACTTCATCAAGTTCAAGGCGCGCTCGAAGCAGGCCGAGTGCAAGATGAACCTGAAGGCCTGGTACACGGCGCAGAAGGCGCACTTCAACTCCGCCAGCGCCTATGACCCGGACCTGTCGGTGGTGGGCTTCGCGCCCGAGCGGGCAAACCGCTACGCGTACTTCGCGGGTGAAGGGCCCATGGAGTCCCGTGCGCAGGCGGCGGCGGAGCCGGTGGCGAATGCGGTGGCCGTGGACGTGGACACCTTCAAATACCCCACGCTGCGCTCCCTCTCCGCCGCGGACCTGCCTCGGGACGTGGTGGACCGGCTGGGCCTGTCGGGGCAGTGCCCCAAGTGCAACATCACTCTGGCGTGCGCGGGCAACGTCGACAGCGACGACACGCTGGACGTGTGGGTCATCTCCACCGGGGACCTCGACCTGCAGGACGAGGACGGGAAGCCCGTGCGGGCCGGCGTCCCGGCGAACATCGTGAACGACATCAGGAACTGA
- a CDS encoding alkaline phosphatase family protein, translated as MAPNTATNPLPNIQHVVVLMMENRSFDNLLGWLYSGSGNQPPNNIPAQSPTTYAGLVANTYSNTTSDLGTLYAQNGTSAWQPDVPPTAVPNPDPGESFDQMTAQIINASGTADMSGFLANYESIAGATAGQVMQQYSTDQVPIISALARSFAVSDAWFASAPCQTWPNRGFVHTGSSDGHINNDDYEPYDIETIFNLLENQGISWAVYNDTFLPSLVRVMFPKLWLDSTHFLGMEDFYTACQASADADASQKLPTYTFLEPNFGYVGADESYHPPDDIGPAEEFLQKVYAALQGCAYRDDILFIVTFDEHGGCYDHVPPPTGSVAPIPGSVSRTEDFTFNRFGVRVPALVISSYVTPGTVFRAPGSVPYDHTTILATLRDWLGIDPSTFTATLPSPRITAAPTLAGVLTETTPQSWPSISPPRQVRRVSMTQAPINDLQMSLLVGAESRRRGAYIGHAEVARLRQQIKTRGDAAAWLANRQGQHVHAALEATQRGDTAEAQRLLAAVHR; from the coding sequence ATGGCACCGAACACCGCGACCAATCCCCTGCCGAACATCCAGCACGTCGTCGTTTTGATGATGGAGAACCGCTCGTTCGACAACCTGCTGGGATGGCTCTACTCGGGCAGCGGCAACCAGCCGCCCAACAACATCCCCGCCCAGAGCCCCACGACGTATGCCGGGCTCGTCGCGAACACATACAGCAACACCACGAGCGACCTGGGAACCCTCTACGCGCAGAACGGAACGTCGGCCTGGCAGCCGGATGTGCCGCCAACGGCCGTCCCCAACCCGGACCCGGGCGAGAGCTTCGACCAGATGACGGCGCAGATCATCAACGCCTCCGGCACCGCGGACATGTCCGGCTTCCTCGCCAACTACGAGTCGATTGCCGGTGCCACCGCGGGGCAGGTGATGCAGCAGTACAGCACGGACCAGGTGCCCATCATCAGCGCCCTCGCGCGGAGCTTCGCCGTCAGTGATGCGTGGTTCGCGTCCGCGCCGTGCCAGACGTGGCCCAACCGGGGCTTCGTGCACACGGGCTCATCGGACGGGCACATCAACAACGACGACTACGAGCCCTACGACATCGAGACCATCTTCAACCTGCTCGAAAACCAGGGCATCTCCTGGGCCGTCTACAACGACACCTTCCTGCCCTCGCTCGTCCGCGTGATGTTCCCGAAGCTCTGGCTCGACTCCACCCACTTCCTCGGGATGGAGGACTTCTACACGGCCTGCCAGGCCTCCGCCGACGCGGACGCGTCGCAGAAGCTGCCGACGTACACGTTCTTGGAGCCCAACTTCGGCTACGTCGGCGCGGACGAGAGCTACCACCCGCCGGACGACATTGGCCCCGCCGAGGAGTTCCTCCAGAAGGTCTACGCCGCGCTCCAGGGCTGCGCGTATCGCGACGACATCCTCTTCATCGTCACCTTCGACGAGCATGGCGGCTGCTATGACCACGTGCCTCCGCCCACCGGCTCCGTGGCCCCCATTCCCGGCAGCGTGTCCCGGACGGAGGACTTCACCTTCAACCGCTTCGGCGTGCGGGTGCCCGCCCTGGTCATCTCCTCGTACGTCACGCCCGGCACGGTGTTCCGCGCACCGGGGAGCGTGCCGTATGACCACACCACCATCCTGGCCACGCTGCGCGACTGGTTGGGAATCGACCCGAGCACGTTTACCGCCACGCTGCCCAGCCCGCGCATCACCGCCGCGCCCACCCTGGCCGGAGTGCTGACGGAGACGACGCCGCAGTCCTGGCCCAGCATCAGCCCACCCAGGCAGGTGCGCCGTGTCAGCATGACCCAGGCGCCCATCAATGACCTGCAGATGAGCCTCCTCGTGGGCGCCGAGTCCCGCCGTAGAGGCGCGTACATCGGGCATGCGGAGGTCGCCCGATTGAGGCAGCAAATCAAGACGCGCGGAGACGCGGCGGCCTGGCTCGCCAACCGCCAGGGCCAGCACGTGCACGCGGCGCTCGAGGCCACGCAACGTGGAGACACCGCGGAAGCCCAGCGGCTCCTCGCGGCGGTGCATCGCTGA
- a CDS encoding Type 1 glutamine amidotransferase-like domain-containing protein, with protein sequence MMATPKPLFLLADSSLLFWRDGDRPFLARLHTLLGDVPLRAAYLGASNGDVPDFYELFTGAMEGVGISRCRMIPSRPSDEDRAWLASAHVILLAGGDPFLGWETFQKNGVEPLLRERYREGAVLMGISAGAMQLGTRAWPEHPPPGELSLFPVLGLSPFLVGVHEAPEWRELKRAMQAAEPGARGIGIPLGGGALVHPDGTLEPVRHPVALFHREGNALRQSLVTR encoded by the coding sequence ATGATGGCCACACCCAAGCCGCTCTTCCTGCTCGCGGACAGCTCGCTCCTGTTCTGGCGTGATGGGGACAGGCCGTTCCTGGCCCGTCTCCACACGCTGCTCGGGGACGTGCCGTTGCGGGCCGCATACCTCGGCGCGTCCAATGGCGACGTGCCCGACTTCTACGAGCTCTTCACCGGGGCCATGGAAGGGGTGGGCATCTCTCGCTGCCGGATGATTCCCTCACGGCCTTCCGATGAGGACCGCGCGTGGCTCGCGAGCGCGCACGTCATCCTGCTGGCGGGAGGCGACCCGTTCCTCGGCTGGGAGACGTTCCAGAAGAACGGTGTGGAACCGCTGCTCCGCGAGCGCTACCGCGAGGGTGCCGTGCTCATGGGCATCTCCGCGGGCGCGATGCAGCTCGGCACGCGGGCGTGGCCGGAGCATCCTCCGCCCGGTGAGCTGTCGCTGTTCCCGGTCCTCGGCCTCTCGCCCTTCCTCGTCGGCGTGCACGAGGCGCCGGAGTGGCGGGAACTGAAGCGCGCCATGCAGGCGGCGGAGCCGGGGGCTCGGGGAATCGGCATTCCGTTGGGCGGCGGTGCGCTCGTCCATCCGGATGGGACGCTGGAGCCCGTGCGCCATCCGGTGGCGTTGTTCCATAGGGAAGGCAACGCGCTCCGTCAGTCGCTGGTGACGAGGTAG
- a CDS encoding ureidoglycolate lyase — MRVPLRAQPLTREAFAPFGDVIGLGLSGGSSANQGTATRYDRVARLGGSRPEAQPNLAVFRSVAKTLPFEVKLLERHPCSSQMFVALSCQRFLVVVCPDDARGEPDLSQLRAFVCGPGQGVNYRPGLWHHPIIALDGPADLLMLAWEDGTALDCEERPLPEPYLVTSD; from the coding sequence ATGCGAGTGCCACTTCGAGCACAACCCCTCACCCGCGAGGCCTTCGCCCCCTTCGGAGACGTCATCGGCCTGGGACTCTCGGGAGGCTCCAGCGCCAACCAGGGCACCGCCACCCGGTATGACAGGGTGGCCCGGCTCGGAGGCAGCCGGCCCGAGGCACAGCCCAACCTCGCGGTGTTCCGCTCGGTGGCGAAGACGCTGCCCTTCGAGGTGAAGCTGCTGGAGCGCCACCCGTGCTCGTCGCAGATGTTCGTGGCGCTGTCGTGCCAGCGCTTCCTCGTCGTCGTGTGCCCGGACGACGCACGCGGCGAGCCGGACCTGTCCCAGCTTCGCGCCTTCGTGTGTGGGCCGGGTCAGGGGGTGAATTACCGCCCCGGGCTCTGGCACCACCCCATCATCGCGCTCGACGGGCCGGCGGACCTGCTGATGCTCGCGTGGGAGGACGGTACCGCGCTCGACTGCGAGGAGCGTCCCCTCCCCGAGCCCTACCTCGTCACCAGCGACTGA
- a CDS encoding DUF4401 domain-containing protein, producing MARPSIQDVLKGLQAEGHVPADSEARARTALEVHQRNDVTTPWFVKALAGFGAWVAASFLLSFFGCVGLWKEEVMLALLGLIIGGGATLLRRATRGAFMEQLALALCLAGVAMVETGAAMVTESEVTPAVLQLVLGAALLVLFPDAILRFLMALGMAAAAEFLLWKALGELGMQLGLLGCAVLVHWLLLEQARLRRGRWGELVGPCAFALACGLMGALLTLNFAGAMLGELRMHGVPVPDALLTLGLTALTLYTASRVMKELGLEASGVAGVAVFVALAVLALMTLHTPAIITAVGMMVLGFHRRSTVLLGLAAAFLLAAGGWYYYDLGLTLLAKALALTGSGLVFLGLRAFLLRRFPDAPAEVR from the coding sequence ATGGCGCGCCCCTCGATTCAAGACGTGTTGAAGGGCCTCCAGGCGGAAGGCCATGTGCCTGCCGACTCCGAGGCCCGGGCCCGCACCGCGCTGGAGGTGCATCAGCGCAACGACGTGACGACGCCGTGGTTCGTGAAGGCGCTCGCCGGCTTCGGCGCGTGGGTGGCCGCCTCGTTCCTGCTCAGCTTCTTCGGCTGCGTCGGCCTCTGGAAGGAGGAGGTGATGCTGGCCCTCCTCGGGCTCATCATCGGTGGCGGCGCCACGCTGCTGCGGCGGGCCACGCGAGGCGCCTTCATGGAGCAGCTCGCGCTGGCGCTGTGCCTCGCCGGCGTGGCCATGGTGGAGACCGGCGCCGCCATGGTGACGGAGAGCGAGGTGACGCCGGCCGTCCTCCAGCTCGTGCTGGGCGCGGCGCTGCTCGTCCTCTTCCCGGATGCCATCCTCCGCTTCCTCATGGCCCTGGGCATGGCGGCGGCGGCGGAGTTCCTGCTGTGGAAGGCGCTGGGTGAGCTGGGCATGCAGCTCGGGCTGCTCGGCTGCGCGGTGCTCGTGCACTGGCTCCTGCTGGAGCAGGCCCGGCTGCGGCGCGGACGCTGGGGAGAGCTGGTGGGCCCCTGCGCCTTCGCGCTGGCCTGCGGCCTCATGGGCGCGCTGCTCACGCTCAACTTCGCTGGCGCGATGCTTGGCGAGCTGCGCATGCACGGCGTGCCTGTCCCGGATGCATTGCTCACGCTGGGGCTGACGGCGCTGACGCTGTACACCGCGTCGCGGGTGATGAAGGAGCTGGGGCTGGAGGCGTCGGGAGTGGCGGGCGTGGCGGTATTCGTCGCGCTGGCCGTGCTGGCGTTGATGACGCTGCACACGCCGGCCATCATCACCGCCGTGGGGATGATGGTGCTCGGCTTCCACCGGCGCTCGACGGTGCTGCTCGGGCTGGCGGCGGCGTTCCTGCTCGCGGCGGGTGGCTGGTACTACTACGACCTGGGGCTCACGCTGCTGGCCAAGGCGCTCGCGCTGACGGGCAGCGGGTTGGTGTTCCTGGGCCTGCGGGCCTTCTTGTTGCGGCGCTTCCCCGACGCGCCTGCGGAGGTGCGGTGA